In the genome of Xanthomonas translucens pv. cerealis, one region contains:
- a CDS encoding glycosyltransferase: MTLPIVLLPVGVDDVALDACLGALEAHTPAGTRVWLADDAQAGPRGIRVIEAWLAHTRLQADYTRRPRMLGEVAHLDEMLRACAAADVVVLAADAQPLPGWLQQLSACLARDAAIASATPWSNAGEACAWPRLGEINPLPDDGERLARACAALPPEHPELPSAVCHAVALRGAARQRAGGLDASSYGSWYAALIDLSLRMAGLGWRNVLCETAYVGCSGEGCAADGDMDALATRWPAWHARLAGFLMHDPLRARREQLQRLYAELPPPDPQRALFDA, translated from the coding sequence GTGACCCTGCCCATCGTGCTGCTGCCGGTCGGCGTCGACGACGTCGCGCTGGACGCATGCCTGGGCGCGCTGGAGGCACATACCCCGGCCGGCACCCGCGTGTGGCTGGCCGACGACGCGCAGGCGGGACCGCGCGGCATCCGGGTGATCGAGGCGTGGCTTGCGCATACCCGCCTGCAGGCCGACTACACCCGGCGCCCGCGCATGCTCGGCGAGGTCGCGCACCTGGATGAAATGCTGCGCGCCTGCGCCGCCGCCGATGTGGTGGTGCTGGCCGCGGACGCGCAGCCGCTGCCCGGCTGGCTGCAGCAACTGAGCGCATGCCTGGCGCGCGATGCAGCCATCGCCAGCGCCACGCCGTGGAGCAATGCGGGCGAAGCCTGCGCCTGGCCGCGGCTGGGCGAGATCAATCCGCTGCCCGACGATGGCGAGCGCCTGGCACGCGCCTGCGCGGCGCTGCCGCCGGAGCATCCGGAACTGCCGTCGGCGGTGTGCCATGCGGTGGCCCTGCGCGGCGCGGCGCGGCAGCGCGCCGGCGGCCTGGACGCGAGCAGTTACGGTTCCTGGTACGCGGCCCTGATCGACCTATCGCTGCGCATGGCCGGACTCGGCTGGCGCAACGTGCTGTGCGAAACCGCCTATGTGGGGTGCAGCGGCGAGGGCTGCGCCGCCGACGGCGACATGGACGCGCTGGCCACGCGCTGGCCGGCCTGGCATGCGCGGCTGGCCGGCTTCCTGATGCACGATCCGCTGCGCGCGCGCCGCGAGCAGCTGCAACGCCTGTACGCCGAGCTGCCGCCGCCGGACCCGCAGCGCGCGCTGTTCGACGCCTAA
- the gspD gene encoding type II secretion system secretin GspD: MTPRLFSLFLAIGLVAGCATTPSPDVRRGAAIDPKVGAAGSTSGTAGGPAGAADPNDIPDRVAPVIRRGSGTMINSSAAAAPAPSLANASSGSATFNFEGESVHAVVKAILGDMLGQNYVIAPGVQGTVTLATPKPVSPAQALNLLEMVLGWNNARMVYSGGRYNIVPADQALAGTVAPSTASPASARGFEVRVVPLKFISASEMKKVLEPYARPNAIVGIDGARNVITLGGTRAELENYLRTVQIFDVDWLSGMSVGVFPIQSGKAEQVAADLEKVFGDNSKTPSAGMFRFMPLENANAVLVITPQARYLDQIHDWLDRIDSAGGGSRLFSYELKYIKAKDLADRLAEVFGAGGNHGDSNASLMPGTQLSQMGGVGLNGGFNGGLNGSSDGGLGGSGGLNGSSDSLSSSSGGSSSGSGGGLGSGNLQLSPHTSGNGSVTLDVQGDKVGVSAVEETNTLLVRSTPQSWRSIRDVVEKLDVMPMQVHIEAQVAEVSLTGKLQYGVNWFFENSVNASADGNVANSTGLGAGAGLPSAAGRSIWGDIAGKVTNGGLGWTFLGKNAAAVINALDQITNVKLLQTPSVFVRNNAEATLNVGTRIPINSTSINTGIGVDTSYSQVQYLDTGVILKVRPRVTKDGMVFLDIVQEVSSPAAASANCGASNATSAACNVPINTRRVKTEAAVQSGDTIMLAGLINDSTTDGSDGVPFLSKLPVVGALFGQKSKDQARQEVIVLITPSIVRNPQEARNLTDEYGQKFKAMQPLPAAGKK, encoded by the coding sequence ATGACGCCGCGCTTGTTTTCCCTGTTCCTCGCGATCGGCCTGGTGGCCGGCTGCGCCACCACGCCTTCGCCGGACGTCCGCCGCGGCGCCGCGATCGATCCCAAGGTCGGCGCCGCCGGCAGCACCAGCGGCACCGCCGGCGGGCCGGCCGGCGCAGCCGATCCCAACGACATTCCGGACCGCGTGGCCCCGGTGATCCGCCGCGGCAGCGGCACCATGATCAATTCCAGTGCCGCCGCCGCGCCAGCGCCGTCGCTGGCCAACGCCAGCAGCGGCAGCGCCACCTTCAACTTCGAAGGCGAGTCGGTGCACGCGGTGGTCAAGGCGATCCTCGGCGACATGCTCGGGCAGAACTACGTGATCGCGCCGGGCGTGCAGGGCACGGTGACCCTGGCCACGCCCAAGCCGGTGTCGCCGGCGCAGGCGCTGAACCTGCTGGAGATGGTGCTGGGCTGGAACAACGCGCGCATGGTCTACAGCGGCGGCCGCTACAACATCGTGCCCGCCGACCAGGCCCTGGCCGGCACCGTGGCGCCGAGCACCGCCTCGCCGGCCAGTGCGCGCGGCTTCGAGGTGCGGGTGGTGCCGCTGAAATTCATCTCCGCCAGCGAGATGAAGAAGGTGCTGGAGCCGTACGCGCGGCCGAACGCGATCGTCGGCATCGACGGCGCGCGCAACGTCATCACCCTCGGCGGCACCCGTGCGGAACTGGAGAACTACCTGCGCACCGTGCAGATCTTCGACGTGGACTGGCTGTCGGGTATGTCGGTGGGCGTGTTCCCGATCCAGTCGGGCAAGGCCGAGCAGGTCGCCGCCGACCTGGAGAAGGTGTTCGGCGACAACAGCAAGACGCCCAGCGCCGGCATGTTCCGCTTCATGCCGCTGGAGAACGCCAACGCGGTGCTGGTGATCACCCCGCAGGCGCGCTATCTGGACCAGATCCACGATTGGCTGGACCGCATCGACAGCGCCGGCGGCGGCAGCCGGCTGTTCTCCTACGAGCTGAAATACATCAAGGCCAAGGACCTGGCCGACCGCCTGGCCGAAGTGTTCGGCGCCGGCGGCAATCACGGCGACTCCAACGCCTCGCTGATGCCGGGCACGCAACTCAGCCAGATGGGCGGCGTTGGCCTCAACGGCGGCTTCAACGGTGGCCTCAACGGCAGCAGCGATGGCGGCCTGGGTGGCAGTGGCGGCCTCAATGGCAGCAGCGACAGCCTGTCCTCTAGCAGCGGCGGTTCCTCGTCCGGCAGTGGCGGCGGGTTGGGCAGCGGCAACCTGCAGCTGTCGCCGCACACCTCCGGCAACGGCAGCGTGACCCTGGACGTGCAGGGCGACAAGGTCGGCGTGTCGGCGGTGGAAGAAACCAACACCTTGCTGGTGCGCTCCACGCCGCAGTCGTGGCGCTCGATCCGCGACGTGGTCGAGAAGCTCGACGTGATGCCGATGCAGGTGCACATCGAGGCGCAGGTGGCCGAGGTCAGCCTGACCGGCAAATTGCAGTACGGCGTGAACTGGTTCTTCGAGAATTCGGTCAATGCCTCCGCCGACGGAAACGTGGCCAACAGCACCGGACTCGGCGCCGGCGCCGGTCTGCCCAGCGCCGCGGGACGCAGCATCTGGGGTGACATCGCTGGCAAGGTCACCAATGGGGGTCTCGGCTGGACTTTCCTCGGCAAGAACGCCGCGGCGGTGATCAACGCGCTGGACCAGATCACCAACGTCAAGCTGCTGCAGACGCCCTCGGTGTTCGTGCGCAACAACGCCGAGGCCACCCTCAACGTGGGCACGCGTATCCCGATCAACTCGACTTCCATCAACACCGGCATCGGTGTGGACACGAGCTATTCCCAGGTGCAGTACCTGGATACCGGCGTGATCCTGAAGGTGCGTCCGCGGGTGACCAAGGACGGCATGGTGTTTCTGGACATCGTGCAGGAAGTCAGTTCCCCGGCTGCCGCCTCCGCAAATTGCGGTGCAAGTAATGCCACCAGCGCCGCCTGCAACGTTCCGATCAATACGCGCCGGGTCAAGACCGAGGCCGCCGTGCAGAGTGGCGATACCATCATGTTGGCGGGCCTGATCAACGACAGCACCACCGATGGCAGCGACGGCGTGCCGTTCCTGAGCAAGCTGCCAGTGGTGGGCGCGCTGTTCGGCCAGAAGAGCAAGGACCAGGCACGCCAGGAAGTGATCGTGTTGATCACCCCGTCGATCGTGCGCAACCCGCAGGAAGCGCGCAATCTCACCGACGAGTACGGGCAGAAGTTCAAGGCGATGCAGCCGCTGCCGGCAGCGGGCAAGAAGTAA
- the xpsN gene encoding type II secretion system protein XpsN — MRIEAIGLRTVWLATLALWGLLIWALGLAGLGQRIVPLPDDPGMTQRLPSLPAASAERLGDYSRYAEIAARPVFAEDRLPHPFFLSADNGQAGAPSVRLTGVLLTDSFKMATLTTEQGESLRLQEGHDPVKGWRLLSLQPRRAVVSGGSGTQTLELQVFDGKGGQPPTALGQGARPPGMPPLPAAQSSPAAPALNAPATPVAATPQAGANGTPPTPAPSAPAAAPAPSTQQLQAIRERIEARRRQLQQQRQNGTNPGQNP, encoded by the coding sequence ATGCGAATTGAAGCGATCGGGCTGCGCACCGTATGGCTGGCGACGCTGGCGCTTTGGGGGCTGCTGATCTGGGCGCTGGGCCTGGCCGGGCTCGGCCAGCGCATCGTGCCGCTGCCCGACGATCCGGGCATGACCCAGCGCCTGCCGAGCTTGCCGGCCGCGTCCGCCGAGCGCCTCGGCGATTATTCGCGCTATGCCGAGATCGCCGCGCGTCCGGTGTTCGCCGAGGACCGCCTGCCGCATCCGTTCTTTCTCAGCGCCGACAACGGCCAGGCCGGCGCGCCCAGCGTGCGCCTGACCGGGGTGCTGCTCACCGACAGCTTCAAGATGGCCACGCTGACCACCGAGCAGGGCGAATCGCTGCGCCTGCAGGAAGGCCACGACCCGGTCAAGGGCTGGCGCTTGCTGTCGCTGCAGCCGCGGCGTGCGGTGGTCAGCGGCGGCAGCGGTACCCAGACCCTGGAGCTGCAGGTGTTCGACGGCAAGGGCGGGCAACCGCCGACCGCGCTCGGCCAGGGCGCCCGCCCGCCGGGCATGCCGCCGTTGCCGGCGGCGCAATCGTCACCTGCTGCGCCTGCGCTCAACGCCCCGGCCACTCCCGTCGCCGCCACGCCGCAGGCGGGCGCCAACGGGACGCCGCCGACCCCGGCGCCGAGCGCACCGGCGGCCGCGCCGGCGCCGTCGACGCAACAGTTGCAAGCCATCCGTGAACGTATCGAAGCCCGCCGCCGGCAGTTGCAGCAGCAGCGCCAGAACGGCACCAACCCCGGCCAGAACCCTTGA
- the gspM gene encoding type II secretion system protein GspM produces the protein MPVQVDKRDRWLALGLLLAALALAYLLLVHPWWTVPMREVEAQIQELRQRELRVRMQLQQAPQVAQRLQQAQRELATRPGFLRETSAELASAGLVQRLESAVATASPGNRSCAISNRSPLAADNRRDRFTRVAVQVRLRCGTPELAAVLHALESGSPALFVDNLNVMAQRYQLSPGESGNGLDVAFELAGYLRPNAMPASPAAAGMAPGMPAPGGAPAMDAGTPAGSGPSDPAATQAPPAMPDAAAQPPQQVEGAHAN, from the coding sequence ATGCCGGTGCAGGTCGATAAGCGCGACCGCTGGCTGGCGCTGGGCCTGCTGCTGGCGGCGCTGGCGTTGGCCTATCTGCTGCTGGTGCATCCGTGGTGGACCGTGCCGATGCGCGAGGTCGAGGCGCAGATCCAGGAATTGCGCCAGCGCGAACTGCGCGTGCGCATGCAGTTGCAGCAGGCGCCGCAGGTGGCGCAACGGCTGCAGCAGGCGCAACGCGAGCTGGCCACGCGCCCGGGCTTCCTGCGCGAGACCTCGGCCGAGCTGGCCTCGGCCGGGCTGGTGCAGCGCCTGGAAAGCGCGGTGGCCACCGCCAGCCCCGGCAACCGCAGCTGCGCGATCAGCAACCGCTCGCCGCTGGCCGCCGACAACCGTCGCGACCGCTTCACCCGCGTCGCGGTGCAGGTGCGGCTGCGCTGCGGCACACCGGAACTGGCCGCGGTGCTGCACGCGCTGGAAAGCGGCAGCCCGGCGCTGTTCGTGGACAACCTCAACGTGATGGCGCAGCGCTACCAACTGTCGCCGGGCGAGAGCGGCAACGGCCTGGACGTGGCCTTTGAACTGGCCGGTTATCTGCGCCCGAACGCGATGCCGGCGTCGCCTGCGGCCGCCGGCATGGCCCCAGGCATGCCGGCGCCGGGGGGCGCGCCGGCGATGGACGCCGGCACGCCTGCCGGGTCCGGCCCGAGCGACCCCGCCGCCACCCAGGCCCCACCGGCCATGCCCGATGCCGCCGCGCAGCCGCCGCAGCAAGTGGAGGGCGCGCATGCGAATTGA
- a CDS encoding PilN domain-containing protein has translation MTAWRDTMNKLGVRMAPGAGGLLAWWQRSLMAWLPPRWQLQLGWSQARLLLWREGEQLVVARQVDAELGTPLALPWPLLPSDLEAVLGPRLAALPRVWLLPAPAALQRTLRLPAAAAEHLRDVVRFEIDRQTPFQADQVVYDVRPGARRDDAQLDAELVVAPRRVLDELHASAGPLRPTLAGVDVAAADGTPLGVNLLPPEQRHRRVDPMRRWNAILAATALLALFAAGWQLLDNRRDALEQLRTQVDSGAQRARGVAAQRQQLVDLVEGAAFFDQLRAERPTALEIWNELSKRLPEGTYLEKFSVEGDQLQLIGLSSEASSLVGRLEGSPLWHTPSLTGVLQADPGSHRDRFTLTAELAGTKRKEAANAGAGR, from the coding sequence ATGACTGCGTGGCGTGACACGATGAACAAGCTCGGCGTGCGCATGGCGCCCGGTGCCGGCGGCTTGCTGGCCTGGTGGCAGCGTTCGCTGATGGCGTGGCTGCCGCCGCGCTGGCAACTGCAGCTGGGCTGGTCGCAGGCGCGGCTGCTGCTGTGGCGCGAGGGCGAACAGCTAGTGGTCGCGCGCCAGGTCGATGCCGAACTGGGCACGCCGCTGGCGTTGCCGTGGCCGTTGCTGCCGAGCGACCTGGAGGCCGTGCTCGGCCCGCGCCTGGCCGCCTTGCCGCGCGTGTGGCTGCTGCCGGCGCCCGCCGCGCTGCAGCGCACGCTGCGCCTGCCTGCCGCGGCCGCCGAGCATTTGCGCGACGTGGTCAGGTTCGAGATCGACCGGCAAACGCCGTTCCAGGCCGACCAGGTGGTCTACGACGTGCGCCCCGGCGCGCGCCGCGACGATGCGCAACTGGACGCCGAACTGGTGGTCGCGCCGCGCCGCGTGCTGGACGAACTGCACGCCAGCGCCGGTCCGCTGCGCCCGACCCTGGCCGGGGTCGATGTCGCCGCGGCCGACGGCACGCCGTTGGGCGTGAATCTGCTGCCGCCGGAGCAGCGCCATCGCCGCGTCGATCCGATGCGGCGCTGGAACGCGATCCTCGCTGCCACCGCGCTGCTGGCGCTGTTTGCCGCCGGCTGGCAGCTGCTGGACAACCGCCGCGACGCGCTCGAGCAGTTGCGCACGCAAGTGGACAGCGGCGCTCAGCGCGCACGCGGCGTGGCCGCGCAGCGCCAGCAACTGGTCGATCTGGTCGAAGGCGCGGCGTTTTTCGACCAACTGCGCGCCGAGCGCCCGACCGCGCTGGAAATCTGGAACGAACTGAGCAAGCGCCTGCCCGAGGGTACCTACCTGGAAAAATTCTCGGTCGAAGGCGACCAGTTGCAGTTGATCGGCCTCAGCAGCGAGGCGTCCTCGCTGGTCGGGCGGCTGGAGGGCTCGCCGCTGTGGCACACGCCGTCGCTGACCGGCGTGCTGCAGGCCGATCCGGGCAGCCACCGCGACCGTTTCACCCTGACCGCCGAACTGGCCGGGACCAAGCGCAAGGAGGCCGCCAATGCCGGTGCAGGTCGATAA
- a CDS encoding type II secretion system minor pseudopilin produces the protein MSAAPGQARGAALVLVLWLIALLTALIGAFALTARTEGLQGKVLGDGAAAQERARAGLEYALTRLAGTPTQPGWRADGRRYRWQYEDATIDLRVTDESGKLDLNLADPPLLAALVRAVGGDPQHADRIAAAIVDWRDPDNLSQPNGGAEDPDYAAAGLPYGAKDAPFESLAELQLVLGMDADLYVKLLPNLTLYSGISRPSPEFAPAPVLTALGLDAQQVLALRERNDPVQTAGMGGGGGTYSIESRARLAAGREAVLRAVVRPGSSALPGSAYTVLRWEEGSAVR, from the coding sequence ATGAGCGCGGCACCCGGGCAGGCGCGCGGCGCGGCGCTGGTGCTGGTGCTGTGGCTGATCGCACTGCTGACCGCGTTGATCGGGGCGTTCGCGCTGACCGCTCGCACCGAGGGCCTGCAGGGTAAGGTGCTGGGCGACGGCGCGGCGGCGCAGGAGCGCGCCCGCGCCGGGCTGGAGTACGCGCTGACCCGGCTCGCCGGCACGCCGACGCAGCCGGGCTGGCGCGCCGACGGGCGCCGCTACCGCTGGCAGTACGAAGACGCCACCATCGACCTGCGGGTCACCGACGAGAGCGGCAAGCTCGATCTGAACCTGGCCGACCCGCCGTTGCTGGCGGCGCTGGTGCGCGCGGTCGGTGGCGATCCGCAGCACGCCGACCGCATCGCCGCGGCGATCGTGGACTGGCGCGACCCTGACAACCTCAGCCAGCCCAACGGCGGCGCCGAGGACCCGGACTACGCCGCCGCCGGGCTGCCCTACGGCGCCAAGGACGCGCCATTCGAGAGCTTGGCCGAACTGCAACTGGTGCTGGGCATGGATGCGGATCTGTACGTCAAGCTGCTGCCGAACCTGACCTTGTACAGCGGTATCTCGCGCCCGTCGCCGGAGTTCGCGCCGGCGCCGGTGCTGACCGCACTCGGCCTGGATGCGCAGCAGGTGTTGGCGCTACGCGAGCGCAACGACCCGGTGCAGACCGCGGGGATGGGCGGCGGTGGCGGCACCTACAGCATCGAAAGCCGCGCGCGACTGGCGGCCGGACGCGAGGCGGTGCTGCGCGCCGTGGTGCGCCCAGGCTCGTCGGCACTACCGGGCAGCGCCTACACTGTGCTGCGATGGGAAGAAGGATCGGCCGTTCGATGA
- a CDS encoding type II secretion system protein J, with product MSRAPGRAAAHGFTLIEVLLATVLLVGGLTLAFATLRSATAISGRGETIAGRSERMRAVEGFLRRRLSGAQALALDIDSRTLQPVRFVGEPQRMQFVADLPDYLGRGGPYVHDLSVSGDAGRQRLAIALVQVQAGKQIADAKPRPPEPLAEGLRQVRFRYRGIDPERGSIGPWQERWEHTDQLPLLVSIELSSDDGMVWPPLVVALRQAGSAEARQ from the coding sequence GTGAGCCGCGCGCCGGGCCGTGCCGCCGCACACGGCTTCACCCTGATCGAAGTGCTGCTGGCCACGGTGCTGCTGGTCGGCGGGCTGACCCTGGCCTTCGCCACGCTGCGCTCGGCCACCGCGATCAGCGGCCGCGGCGAGACCATCGCTGGGCGCAGCGAGCGCATGCGCGCGGTCGAGGGCTTCCTGCGCCGGCGCCTGAGCGGCGCGCAAGCGCTGGCGCTGGACATCGACAGCCGCACCCTGCAGCCGGTGCGCTTCGTCGGCGAGCCGCAACGCATGCAGTTCGTCGCCGATCTTCCCGACTACCTGGGCCGCGGCGGTCCCTATGTGCACGACCTCAGCGTCAGCGGCGACGCTGGCCGGCAGCGCCTGGCGATCGCGCTGGTGCAGGTGCAGGCCGGCAAGCAGATCGCCGACGCCAAGCCGCGCCCGCCCGAGCCGCTGGCCGAGGGCCTGCGCCAGGTGCGCTTCCGCTATCGCGGTATCGATCCTGAGCGCGGCAGCATCGGCCCCTGGCAGGAACGCTGGGAGCACACCGACCAGTTGCCGCTGCTGGTGTCGATCGAGCTGAGCAGCGACGACGGCATGGTGTGGCCGCCGCTGGTGGTGGCGTTGCGCCAGGCCGGCAGCGCGGAGGCGCGGCAATGA
- the xpsI gene encoding type II secretion system protein XpsI, protein MKAQRGYTLIEVIVAFALLALALTLLLGSLSGAARQVQRADQLSRATLYAQSLLAAQGVEQPLQPGRAQGSFEQGHYRWTLDVAPYVDARRPPETTMTPGAPTLLQLNLQVRWGDAPTQALQWKTLRLVSAPANGMPQ, encoded by the coding sequence ATGAAGGCGCAGCGCGGCTACACGCTGATCGAGGTGATCGTGGCGTTCGCGCTGCTGGCGCTGGCGCTGACCTTGCTGCTCGGCTCGCTGTCCGGCGCTGCGCGCCAGGTCCAGCGCGCCGACCAGCTCAGCCGCGCCACGCTGTACGCGCAATCGTTGCTGGCCGCGCAGGGCGTGGAGCAGCCGCTGCAGCCCGGCCGCGCACAGGGCAGCTTCGAGCAGGGCCATTACCGCTGGACCCTGGACGTGGCGCCGTACGTCGATGCGCGGCGGCCACCGGAGACGACCATGACGCCAGGCGCGCCGACGCTGCTGCAGCTGAACCTGCAGGTGCGCTGGGGCGATGCACCGACACAGGCGCTGCAGTGGAAGACGCTGCGGCTGGTCAGCGCGCCGGCCAACGGGATGCCGCAGTGA
- the xpsH gene encoding type II secretion system protein XpsH: MRGVSLLEMLLVVGLIAIAAVLAASVLTGGIDGMRLRSSAKEIAAQLRYTRAQAIASGQPQRFLIDPQAHRWQAPNGRHGEIPASLAIRFSGAREAQRRQDEGAIQFFEDGAATGGRIELLTRKASWRIDVAWLTGEVKVGRPLQQGMP; encoded by the coding sequence ATGCGCGGGGTGTCGCTGCTGGAGATGTTGCTGGTGGTGGGGCTGATTGCGATCGCCGCAGTACTGGCGGCGTCGGTGCTGACCGGCGGCATCGACGGCATGCGCCTGCGCTCGTCGGCCAAGGAGATCGCCGCGCAGCTGCGCTACACGCGCGCGCAGGCGATCGCCAGCGGCCAGCCGCAACGCTTCCTGATCGATCCGCAGGCGCACCGCTGGCAGGCGCCCAACGGTCGCCATGGCGAAATCCCGGCGTCGCTGGCGATCCGCTTCAGCGGCGCGCGCGAGGCGCAGCGGCGCCAGGACGAAGGCGCGATCCAGTTCTTCGAGGACGGCGCGGCTACAGGCGGGCGCATCGAGTTGCTGACGCGCAAGGCCAGCTGGCGCATCGACGTGGCCTGGCTGACCGGCGAGGTCAAGGTCGGGCGGCCGCTGCAGCAGGGCATGCCATGA
- the gspG gene encoding type II secretion system major pseudopilin GspG: MRNIRSLTRSPSAARQSGMSLLEIIIVIVLIGAVLTLVGSRVLGGADRGKANLAKSQIQTMAGKIDNYQLDTGKLPSKLDDLVAAPGGVSGWLGPYAKATELNDPWGHPIEYKVPGDGKPFDLISLGKDGQPGGTSYDADIKYE; encoded by the coding sequence ATGCGCAATATCCGCTCCCTGACCCGTTCCCCCTCCGCCGCACGCCAGTCGGGCATGAGCCTGCTGGAAATCATCATCGTCATCGTGCTGATCGGCGCAGTGCTGACCCTGGTCGGCAGCCGCGTGCTCGGCGGCGCCGATCGCGGCAAGGCCAACCTGGCCAAGTCGCAGATCCAGACCATGGCCGGCAAGATCGACAACTACCAGCTGGACACCGGCAAGCTGCCGTCCAAGCTCGACGATCTGGTCGCCGCGCCAGGTGGCGTCAGCGGCTGGCTCGGTCCGTATGCCAAGGCCACCGAACTGAACGATCCGTGGGGCCATCCGATCGAGTACAAGGTGCCCGGCGACGGCAAGCCGTTCGATCTGATCAGCCTAGGCAAGGACGGCCAGCCCGGCGGCACCAGTTACGACGCCGACATCAAGTACGAGTGA
- the xpsF gene encoding type II secretion system protein XpsF, with product MPLYRYKALNPHGEILEGQMEAASDAEVALRLQEQGHMPMEAKLAAQGGGTSLRGLFRPKPFDGAALVQFTQQLATLLGAGQPLDRALTILLELPEDERSKRTVGDIRDAVRGGAPLSAALERQHGLFSRLYINMVRAGEAGGSLHDTLQRLAEYLERSRELKGRVINALIYPAILVSVVGCALLFLLGYVVPQFALMYESLDVQLPWFTQAVLGVGLFVRDWWIALLVVPGLALLAIDRKRRDPAFRASFDAWLLKRRFIGVLIARLETARLTRTLGTLLRNGVPLLSALGISRNVLSNLALTADVGAAADDVKNGHGLSASLSKGKRFPRLALQMIQVGEESGALDTMLLKTADTFEQETAQAIDRLLAALVPLITLVLASVVGLVIISVLVPLYDLTNAIG from the coding sequence ATGCCCCTGTACCGCTACAAAGCGCTCAACCCGCACGGCGAGATCCTGGAAGGCCAGATGGAGGCTGCCAGCGACGCCGAGGTGGCGCTGCGCCTGCAGGAGCAGGGGCATATGCCGATGGAGGCCAAGCTCGCGGCGCAGGGCGGCGGCACCTCGCTGCGCGGCCTGTTCCGGCCCAAGCCGTTCGACGGCGCAGCGCTTGTGCAGTTCACCCAGCAACTGGCGACCCTGCTCGGTGCCGGCCAGCCGCTGGACCGCGCGCTGACCATCCTGCTCGAACTGCCCGAGGACGAGCGTTCCAAGCGCACCGTCGGCGACATCCGCGACGCGGTGCGCGGCGGCGCGCCGCTGTCCGCTGCACTGGAGCGCCAGCACGGCCTGTTCTCGCGCCTGTACATCAACATGGTCCGCGCCGGCGAGGCCGGCGGCAGCCTGCACGATACGCTGCAACGCCTGGCCGAATACCTGGAGCGCAGCCGCGAACTGAAGGGACGGGTGATCAACGCGCTGATCTATCCGGCGATCCTGGTCAGCGTGGTCGGCTGCGCGCTGCTGTTCCTGCTCGGCTATGTGGTGCCGCAATTCGCGCTGATGTACGAGAGCCTGGACGTGCAGTTGCCGTGGTTCACCCAGGCGGTGCTGGGCGTGGGCCTGTTCGTGCGCGATTGGTGGATCGCGCTGCTGGTGGTGCCCGGGCTGGCGCTGCTGGCGATCGACCGCAAGCGCCGCGATCCTGCGTTTCGCGCCAGCTTCGACGCCTGGCTGCTCAAGCGGCGCTTCATCGGCGTGCTGATCGCGCGGCTGGAAACCGCGCGCCTGACCCGCACCCTGGGCACCTTGCTGCGCAACGGCGTGCCGCTGCTGTCCGCGCTCGGCATCTCGCGCAACGTGCTGTCGAACCTGGCGCTGACCGCCGACGTCGGCGCCGCCGCCGACGACGTCAAGAACGGCCATGGCCTGTCGGCGTCGCTGTCCAAGGGCAAGCGCTTTCCGCGGCTGGCGTTGCAGATGATCCAGGTCGGCGAGGAATCCGGCGCACTGGACACGATGCTGCTGAAGACCGCCGACACCTTCGAGCAGGAAACCGCGCAGGCGATCGACCGCCTGCTCGCCGCGCTGGTGCCGCTGATCACCCTGGTCCTGGCCTCGGTGGTCGGGCTGGTGATCATCTCCGTTCTCGTCCCCCTGTACGACCTCACCAATGCGATTGGGTGA